The genomic segment GAGACGATGCCGGACTGTTGTGTGTGCTACCTGGGGATAAATGTCTCGCTGAGCACGGCAGATCCATTATCCATCCACGGTGATTGATGGGATTACACCAAAAACATGTGTAGCCTTTGCAACACCTAAGTACTCAACTTCTTCAGCAGCTTTggcttttttgtttcttttctaaCCGTTTGTTCTGAACTTATTATGCATAAGTCAGCTGCAGACGGTGTAATTTGTTGGCAGACCCAAACCCTTTTTTGTACCTTTTTCTTCATTTGACCCTGCAGAGGTCATTCACCTCTAACTGCATTTGGCAGGAAAGCCTGTCAGGGTTGAAAAGATGCAAGGCAGTTCTAAAGGAGCGTGAGCAAAACAGACTGTGTAGTAAGACTGCTCAGAAGGAGAGTTAGAAATACTAAAAGGCTGTTTTATGACGGAGAGTTACGGAAAGAAGCAGTGTCAGAAAGGCTGTTTGAATGAAGGTTTAAAGTGAGTGTGAATGCTGGGAATGTTGGGAGAGAATCTGACCATTATGTCCTGTACATTCTGCATCCGTGTCCAAGCAGctgtgagtgacagacagaTGCTGGGCTACAGAAGCttttccttttctcctcaaTTAGTGTCTCCAAGAGGGAAGACTGACACAAAGAACGAGGTTTTATCTAACATGGATCATTTAATTGTTGTCTGCCGTAGTGACACACTGTTTTCACAGCCCGTGTTACCATGGGAACAGAGGTTTGCCCCACCAACGTTTTCAACATTGATTAAAAGGGCTTTTAGGACTCAAGAAATATGTGGGCTAATTTCTATGATTTTCCATGCCATGCTAAGATCTGTGaacaaacatatatacatatgcCAAAATAAGGGAAACGCTTGAATGTTTTAAATACAAAGTTTATTTAAAGGTGCTTCCACACAGCTGTGAAATTGAACTTCCCGTCATGCTGGGCAGCCTTTCAGACAAATATTTGAGCCACCATGGCTAGGAGAGAAATCCCGTCAGTGGCCATCGCTGCTTATTAACCACTAGACCAGGTTTCAACCCTGTTTAACACTGAGGTGTGGTTTATGTGTCCTGGTGGTCTAAGCCCACCTTATTACACTGCGTTGGTGTTAACTTTATTTTGGCCGTAGCTGTAGCTCTACTAGCTCTAGTTAAGTGTTATTTATCTTTCTCAGGTGACTCCTTCACTCAATTCCGTTTTTCTGAAGAGAAGGAGTGGGAGATGGACCCATTGGCAGCCAATCAGGTAAATCGTTTATACTCTCCCCCAACCCCTCGTGCTTCCCTACCCCCACAACCTGCTCTCAAAACTGGTTTAttccccccaccaccaccactgtatacagaTGTCAGCAGTGCTTGTGGATCTCCCAGCTCTGGCCGAGTCTCTCCAGGAGCTTCCACTGCACCGTCGGCTGAACCTGGAGGCAGAACTCATCCAGGTACTGATGTTTCTACAGAACGGTGGTGTGGCTTCGGTTAATGCCACCGTTTCGTTGACACATGCTGTTTTGGCTCAGGTGGTCATCCCAGTGGAGCTGCCTTCCATAACCATGGCATCAAAACACCACTCCGTGGTCATGGGGATGTCCAAGCCTTCCCTCCTAGACTGCCCTGCAGCTCGGAGAGGCCTCACCCCAAGCCTGGGCATTTCCAATGCTCCAAGTCCAGTTGTAGACACTGCTCTGAGCTCCGCCACAGCCGAGCCCCTGTTAGTGGACGATGAGGATGAGGAGTTGAACCAGCTGCTCAGTCTCCCGGCCTCTGGGTACCGACCTGGTGGTGTGGAGCAGCAGATTACTGTCCTAGTTCCAGATAAACGTGAGAAAGCATTAAcagtataattttaaaaaagtcACTTTGCTTGCTGTGTACATATAAACAAGATGTTTGTGAGACTTTCTTTGACTTCTATATTCAACAGCACCAGGGGAGACATTGGAGAAGCTGGTTCCAgaactggaggaggaggagaagctgGAGACCAAGGCCAAAGAGGAGGTGGCCGAACCCCCCAAGACAAACACCGCAGCAATGAAGGTTACAGAGGAGGATCTGGAGGACTGGTTGGACAGCATGATCTCCTGAACTCAGATCCTGGTAAAAGGACCTTAACACATGTTGACATGCATGTTATTGTATTCCCAGTCCAGGCAGGCAGCTCATCTGAAAGAGGTTTAGAAAGGACAAAGATCAGCCTTTACTGGACTTACCATGATGTGCCGTCTTCAGACGGACAGTCACAATAGTAGAAATGAGTTTTTGCAAATGCACGGTTGAGTTCCCACCCTCTCCATACCAACAATTCAGCTGTTCTCCATCTCAAACAGTGGACTCTGGGTGACGGATAAAGACAACAGGGCAGACGGGACTCTGGGTGACAGATAAAGACAACAGGCAGATGGGACCCTGGGTGATGGGATAAACACCAGGCAGTGGAGTTTTGTGGGCCGTCGCTGATGTTTTCACTTTGATTTGAACCCTTCAAAGTCAAGCAGATGGATTTTCTCTAACTTTTGCCCTGCCAGatactgaaacacacagcttGATCTCCTGAAAGGTTTCTGTTAGTGGATTGAAGTTGTGAATTAGTTTACAGGCCACGGACAACAGAGGTGGTTTATTGCATTGGTTACTTTATTCATGTctaaccaccccccccccacttcaaACCATATAATAGTGGTTGACagtttttgtctttgtgttcAATAAATCACAAACTGTATTTTCTCCCTCAGCTTCCAATTCTTCTACTGTGGAAATACAGGTGTACAGGCAGGCAAGGAGACTCACTGCATGGAAAAAAATCCAAACCGAGCAACATTTACAATAGTTTATCTAGATTTTATACAAcaagttttttttcccccctttcttTGAACTGAAAAACCACAACTATCCCTACTGTTGCATGGTAATTCCACCACTTACTAATCCAGAAGGAGAGCACTAAGTGTCTCTAAGGTGaacaatgtgtgtatatatatatatatgtttttgctTGCATAGTTTCTCACAGGAAGGCACATTGGCTCTACAACACTATACTAGGCTCCAGTCTTTGACCCAACTCCTTTTTTAATTCCCCAACTTGCCAAGCACTTGCAGACCAAGTTCTGTCAAAGGTCAAATGGGTCTAATAACATTATTCATTACCAGTATCATCATAACGGTCACATTTGAGCGCCAATTCTACTTCGGTACTAATATAATGTCTTGTGCATTAAACATGTCATTACTTACCCATCAAACTGTAACCCAAGAACATATCAATGTCTCCTCTCCACATAAAGACACATTTGTGCAGCCGTTTTGAGGTTAAGCGTGTGGAAACGGCAATGTGCcatcaaaagaaaataaacatttgcatttaaagAGCGAACAAGGTGTCATCGTGGCAGCGTGACTAATCTCTTAGTATCAGGCGAAAGGACAGTGCTTTTCAGATAAACAGAAATACAGCGTTGAATCATCGTCCATGTCTTCATCAGTGGACTGTCGTCAGGATCGACTGGCCATTCAGTAGGTGGGACTACGATGGATACATCAGCAGCAGCAACAGAGCTGAGTGGAGCTACTCTTCAGGTTTCATTAAGGTTCAAGTGAGTTAGAAGTCTCTCAGATACATTAGGTAGAGTAACTTTGTCGAGTGTCTACAGTATCCACAAAGGTTTTCTATCCGTTAACGGTTCTTGAAGTGACTAAGAAGTCTATTTTATGAGGTGTAGTGCTGTGATATTCCTCTTTAAAAAATTCTAGTGTTACTCTAGGGTAACTGTGTAGTGTTGAGTGTATTTTCCACCCAGGTAAGGTTGAAGGGTAGCTGGGTAATGTAGTGTCAGAGGTCTTTTCCACCCAGCTAAGGTTGAAGGGTAGCTGGGTAATGTAGTGTCAGAGGTCTTTTCCACCCAGGTAAGGTTGAAGGGTAGCTGGGTAATGTAGTGTTAGAGGTCTTTTCCACCCAGCTAAGGTTGAAGGGTAGCTGGGTAATGTAGTGTCAGAGGTCTTTTCCACCCAGGTAAGGTTGAAGGGTAGCTGGGTAATGTAGTGTCAGAGGTCTTTTCCACCCAGGTAAGGTTGAAGGGTAGCTGGGTAATGGTGTCCTAGCTGTCCTTTCTACCCGAGCAGGTCTTCATATTGCTTCCTGAAACAATCACCAGCAGGGAAGAAGTCCCAGCATCTCTCCTGGTACATCTTCCACACATATGACTCCTattgtggggggaaaaaagtgtaGTTAAAAAACTTTCGGAGGGAATTGAATCGCTGAACCATGGGAACTATGACTTCATGTCAGGCTGAAAAGCATAACGTTTTACATTTTGCAATTGCCTAGTTAATGTTCCGACCCAAATCCAAAAGGCCAGTTAACCCCTGGGTACCAGAAGGATGGGAGGGATTGACCAGGCAGTTAAGTCCCTACCGCACTGAGCCTAAACTCGCCCGGAAAAACTCAAGAAATACTTCAAGAGGGTATTTGTGGATTTCTCCAGTGCCTTTAATACGGTCCAGCCGCTCTTAATAGGTCAAAATCTCAGCCCTCTCCTCTCTTGACAGATCGACAGCAGCTGGTCAGATCCAATGGTCTCCGCTGCTCTTACAGAACAATCTCCACAGGATCACCATGTTGTTTAGTCCACACACTGAAAACTATAGGAGTCTAGACCCAGAGTTCAAAGTTGACACACTAGTTATGGGTACAGCAAGCCAATAAGAGCAGTGCATCCAGGCTGAGATCGACAGGTTTTTACTGTAGTACAACCAGAACTGCCTGAACCTTAATGCAGCCTTAAACAAAGAACTGGTCATTGACTTTGGAACAGAAACCTGACACAGCGGTGCTGGAGAATAACAGATGTCATTTAGTGAGTGGAGAACTAAAAAGACCTAGAAAATACCTCTGACAAGTTGTTATTTAAAAGAAACACTGAACATATTCGCTCAGAAATGCCAACAACGCCTGTTTGTCTTCCTCCTCTGTAATTGCGGAAGTGAATGTAACAAAACCAATCCACTGAGCGTTTCAGGTCCAAGAATCAATCTTAGCCTTTAATCCTGTGGGTGGGGCTCTAGGGAACACAAGTCAGAACCCATTGAACAGGGTAATAAGAATCAGTGGGAAGGTCATTTGAGAAACCCAGGAACCCCTCAGTGACATTTACAGAATACgactgaggaagaagagggaacAAGTACCCGTGGACATCCACACACTCTGAATGGCCAGTACAGCCTATAGATTTCCCTCAAATGTAAGAGCTGCACATTTATGTCCTTGATTACTTGGATGACATGTTTTCTTTCAGACTATACAGACTACGTACCATTCGCCACCACACAAAGCTCCCTCCCAGCAAATACAAGTCACCTGAATATAAAATTGACTAATATAATATCTTGCTATATATATACTATGTCTGTAGTGTTAGCACAGGGACGACCGGCGCTTTATGTACCTGACCAGTGTGTTCCGTCTCGTCCTTGTTGATAAGGTACATCAGGAAGAACCTACACGCAGAGGAAAAGCAATATCAGAGGTGGCAGGTTTGATCAAATATTACCTCAGGATTTCATCCAGAGCCCCACTGGCTGAGCTCATCTGATTAAATCCCGACTGAACCCTTCTACGGGGGCCTTGTCGACCCCACGCGGTTCAACGGCATAAGGGCTTCAGGACTCACAGATAGTTGGCCAGGTTGTGCTCCTGTAAGGTGTGGGTCTCAAAGCCGTGCGGTGTCGTGTCGAAGTAGTCGTTTCCGATACCACAGATGAAGCATTTCGTCTATGGGAAGAGCATTTGTTAAGCCAATCAGACGGCAGTCGTTTCTGCCACACGATCAGTGTGGCCTTCTCGCTCATGAACACTTTGAGCTGTTAAGACGGCATGCGTCCTGTGTCCGGATCGGAACCACGTTACCCCACAGGTGTAGGGAACTGAAGACGACTTCAGCTGGTATTAAAGGGAACCAATCAACAGTTCAACTCTTACCTCCATGTCTTCCTTCACCTGTTCCTGCTGATCTCTCAGTTCCCCAAACGCGTCAATAATCAGACCTGCAGCATCAAAGACGGCAGACGTTTAAACTGTTAGGCATATATGtgcattgaaaaaataaaataacactttCACCCGAGTTCACATACCCTGAATGATGGCCAAGAGGATGACGATGACGAAGAAGAAGAAGGTGATGTCAAACAGGATACGCCACAGCTCATAAGGGTCACCTGCCGGATCCTCCAGCTCATCGCCGATCCCACCGCCAGCCCTCACCCCGGCATACAGGTGGAACAGATagcactgggggggggggggggggggggttaaaaagGCACTATATTTAATAAAGACCACTGACACAGGTGTAAATACAGTACTAACGTGTAGCAATGAAGAGAGCTGTACAACAGTGAGTTGGACACAGCAACATGACAACACCACGTAATATCCTGACAGGAACCCCAGGTGAACAGTTTCATTAATGTCTCAGAGACCGGGGCCTTGAGGGGATCGCTGAAGTGTGAAGGATCCACAGACTGACAGAACCGCATTAGAGACCTGCGATATTAGCGGTTCTCTGAATCTTCAAGGatttgtgtgtagtgtgtgtgtgtgtgtgtgtgtgtgaccgacCAATGACagtatgaataaaatgtattgcta from the Esox lucius isolate fEsoLuc1 chromosome 23, fEsoLuc1.pri, whole genome shotgun sequence genome contains:
- the aven gene encoding cell death regulator Aven isoform X1, which produces MEARPNRGRQTSWKRGGGGSDSGASGGEHRVRGRGRYGTGRGKRDHYRGRGRGGPPSAFERGQTEESKIEVEEDEEKEIFTRRKLESNWDRYEESEKQETNSDMPTQRGTDYYVLLESAGDSFTQFRFSEEKEWEMDPLAANQMSAVLVDLPALAESLQELPLHRRLNLEAELIQVLMFLQNGGVASVNATVSLTHAVLAQVVIPVELPSITMASKHHSVVMGMSKPSLLDCPAARRGLTPSLGISNAPSPVVDTALSSATAEPLLVDDEDEELNQLLSLPASGYRPGGVEQQITVLVPDKPPGETLEKLVPELEEEEKLETKAKEEVAEPPKTNTAAMKVTEEDLEDWLDSMIS
- the aven gene encoding cell death regulator Aven isoform X2, with product MEARPNRGRQTSWKRGGGGSDSGASGGEHRVRGRGRYGTGRGKRDHYRGRGRGGPPSAFERGQTEESKIEVEEDEEKEIFTRRKLESNWDRYEESEKQETNSDMPTQRGTDYYVLLESAGDSFTQFRFSEEKEWEMDPLAANQMSAVLVDLPALAESLQELPLHRRLNLEAELIQVVIPVELPSITMASKHHSVVMGMSKPSLLDCPAARRGLTPSLGISNAPSPVVDTALSSATAEPLLVDDEDEELNQLLSLPASGYRPGGVEQQITVLVPDKPPGETLEKLVPELEEEEKLETKAKEEVAEPPKTNTAAMKVTEEDLEDWLDSMIS